In Dyadobacter subterraneus, a single genomic region encodes these proteins:
- a CDS encoding sensor histidine kinase: MPLLEKIIYLNVSHRLLSHVLFWLVVTLIFLNRYDMVEFEALDKVLYRHFFYMAITMISSYFLAYLIIPRLLRPEHYLVVSVIFVAGSYFISVVSRIAVIYFLEPLIRTPPFGQESVREIMTDIPKLITHYFALSFSMAWLFALAKLIKDQYVVQKHSLLLEKQKAQTELHALKAQLNPHFLFNTLNNIYCLSLINSPVTSESIAGLSQILDHVLYRCSQPFVSISSEIALIENYLTLERLRYDERLRVSFTHSIDQDAEIAPLILLSLVENAFKHGLGENMGSPVIDIVLELNTQIFQFKISNDFVDETGKVPGERIGLANIRKQLQLVYGDDHSFLVSSEQNSFMVTLQIDLRQKIQHHEN; encoded by the coding sequence ATGCCGCTGCTTGAAAAAATAATTTATCTCAACGTTTCCCACAGACTGCTAAGTCATGTGTTGTTTTGGCTTGTTGTCACACTGATATTTCTGAACCGGTACGATATGGTAGAATTTGAAGCGCTTGACAAAGTGCTATACAGGCATTTTTTTTATATGGCCATTACAATGATATCTTCCTATTTTCTGGCTTACCTGATTATTCCCAGACTTCTCAGACCAGAGCATTACTTGGTGGTCTCAGTCATATTTGTTGCAGGAAGTTATTTTATATCGGTAGTTTCAAGAATTGCGGTGATTTATTTTCTCGAACCCCTGATCAGAACACCGCCATTCGGACAGGAATCCGTCCGGGAAATTATGACCGATATCCCAAAGCTAATTACCCACTACTTTGCACTATCTTTTTCAATGGCCTGGCTTTTCGCACTGGCTAAGCTGATTAAAGATCAGTATGTGGTTCAAAAGCACAGCTTGCTTTTGGAAAAACAAAAGGCACAGACAGAGCTTCATGCGCTGAAAGCGCAGCTTAATCCGCATTTTTTGTTTAATACCCTCAACAACATCTACTGTCTATCACTGATTAATTCGCCAGTGACTTCTGAGTCCATTGCAGGCTTGTCGCAGATACTGGACCATGTGCTCTACCGGTGCAGTCAGCCATTTGTCAGTATAAGCTCAGAGATCGCACTCATCGAAAATTATCTGACCCTTGAAAGATTAAGATATGACGAGCGGCTACGGGTAAGTTTTACGCACAGCATCGACCAGGACGCTGAAATCGCACCGCTGATCCTGTTATCATTGGTAGAAAATGCATTCAAACACGGGTTAGGAGAAAATATGGGAAGCCCTGTGATTGATATCGTGTTGGAACTTAATACGCAGATTTTTCAATTCAAAATTTCGAATGATTTTGTAGACGAGACAGGAAAGGTGCCAGGTGAGAGAATTGGGCTTGCCAATATCCGAAAACAGTTGCAGCTGGTTTATGGAGATGATCATTCTTTTTTAGTTTCATCAGAGCAAAACAGTTTTATGGTTACGCTGCAAATTGATCTGAGGCAAAAAATCCAACATCATGAAAATTAA
- a CDS encoding TetR/AcrR family transcriptional regulator yields MRNKERVRDRQRTEQKIIVAVGEIIKKHGVDQIGINAITKTAGVNKVLIYRHS; encoded by the coding sequence ATGAGAAATAAAGAAAGAGTCCGTGACCGCCAGCGGACAGAGCAAAAAATCATCGTGGCAGTAGGTGAGATCATTAAGAAGCATGGTGTCGACCAGATAGGTATCAATGCAATTACAAAGACAGCCGGGGTAAATAAAGTATTGATATATCGACATTCATAA
- a CDS encoding sensor histidine kinase, whose product MSTPLRLKLTSARFLLNYRFWLHVTGWLAFFASPLILPLPIFKQLPQYYVNYLFITRTFVNLMLIAVFYLNLHYLTPQLLSTKNSFRFFLYLPLLFVMVLLLDYLLLQAVRADLQMYLSRTEGNDPFLQEILANDFLAPRQLLANLILFALIVLSSSLWAVLTERLDQQQFNQQILYEKTSAELAVLRLQISPHFLFNTLNNIRWLARIKSDQAETSVMELSEILRYMLYQVVHHQVALLDEVTNLKRYVNLQKLRLHPKAQVQFTCDNYDPDIKIEPLLFIPFVENAFKFGIHSEEPSKVVINLSVKGYDLVFTCTNQYFDFKDDELIQGTGQGLLNVQRRLELYYPKTHTLTIRDDQKFFSVELRLNLKHG is encoded by the coding sequence ATGTCCACCCCACTCAGACTGAAACTTACATCTGCCCGCTTTTTGTTGAATTACCGGTTTTGGCTGCATGTAACCGGGTGGCTGGCTTTTTTCGCATCTCCCCTGATTTTGCCCCTTCCAATTTTCAAACAGCTCCCTCAATATTATGTCAACTATCTGTTCATTACCAGGACCTTTGTCAACCTGATGCTGATTGCTGTGTTTTATCTTAACCTGCACTATCTAACGCCTCAGTTATTATCGACAAAAAATTCATTTCGGTTCTTTTTATACCTGCCGTTACTGTTTGTGATGGTACTGCTACTGGATTATTTGTTGCTGCAGGCCGTCAGAGCAGACCTGCAAATGTACCTTTCCAGAACCGAAGGCAACGATCCTTTTTTACAAGAAATATTGGCAAATGATTTCCTGGCGCCGCGGCAGCTTTTGGCTAATCTGATCTTGTTTGCACTCATTGTCCTTTCAAGTTCGCTTTGGGCCGTTTTAACGGAAAGACTTGATCAGCAGCAATTCAATCAGCAGATACTTTATGAAAAGACCAGTGCGGAGCTGGCTGTCTTGCGTCTTCAGATCAGCCCTCATTTCCTCTTTAATACACTTAATAATATTCGATGGCTGGCCAGAATTAAATCCGACCAGGCTGAAACTTCGGTGATGGAACTGTCCGAGATTTTAAGATATATGCTCTACCAGGTAGTACATCACCAGGTAGCGCTCCTGGATGAGGTTACGAATCTGAAAAGATATGTAAATTTGCAGAAACTAAGACTTCATCCTAAGGCACAGGTCCAATTCACCTGCGATAACTACGATCCGGACATTAAAATTGAACCGCTGCTCTTCATACCCTTTGTTGAAAATGCATTTAAGTTCGGAATCCATTCCGAGGAACCTTCGAAGGTCGTGATCAATCTAAGCGTGAAAGGTTATGATTTGGTTTTTACCTGTACAAATCAGTATTTCGATTTCAAAGATGACGAGCTCATACAGGGAACAGGCCAGGGATTGTTGAATGTGCAAAGAAGGCTTGAACTTTACTATCCGAAGACACATACGCTGACAATACGCGATGACCAAAAGTTTTTTTCTGTTGAACTAAGACTGAACCTGAAGCATGGATAA
- a CDS encoding LytR/AlgR family response regulator transcription factor, with protein MDKIRCLVVDDEPFALEILADDIGKIETLELVRTCRSALDARRVLEFQEFDLIFLDIQMPGLSGLQLLSQMQNPPMVILTTAFEQYAVRAFELNVIDYLLKPISFERLLAATGKALSLHQLRMPQRKSAEQQGALYVKSEYQTVKILYSDILYIEGLKDYVKIFTISRPGPVLTRMNVKGIYALLPADRFCRVHQSYIVSIEKIEAFQKKKIWVAQKELPIGNQFTDNLKSIYQFKKE; from the coding sequence ATGGATAAGATCAGATGTCTGGTAGTAGATGATGAACCATTTGCCCTGGAAATTTTGGCAGACGACATCGGTAAAATTGAAACCCTGGAACTGGTCAGAACATGCCGAAGTGCGCTGGATGCAAGAAGGGTGCTCGAATTTCAGGAATTCGACCTGATTTTTTTAGACATACAAATGCCAGGTCTGTCAGGTTTACAGCTGCTCTCACAAATGCAGAACCCGCCCATGGTCATTCTTACAACTGCTTTTGAGCAGTACGCGGTCAGGGCATTTGAGCTGAATGTCATCGATTATTTATTAAAACCAATTTCTTTTGAAAGACTTCTTGCCGCGACTGGTAAAGCGCTATCACTTCATCAGCTGAGAATGCCGCAGCGAAAATCAGCAGAACAGCAGGGCGCTCTCTATGTAAAATCTGAGTACCAGACGGTTAAAATTCTATACTCGGATATTCTTTATATCGAGGGACTTAAAGATTATGTTAAAATATTCACTATTTCAAGACCTGGCCCTGTGCTTACCCGGATGAACGTCAAAGGAATTTATGCCCTTTTGCCGGCAGACCGGTTCTGCCGGGTTCATCAGTCCTACATCGTTTCTATCGAAAAAATAGAGGCATTTCAAAAAAAGAAAATATGGGTAGCTCAAAAAGAGCTGCCCATTGGAAATCAGTTTACTGACAATCTAAAGTCTATTTACCAGTTCAAAAAAGAATAG
- a CDS encoding DUF4249 domain-containing protein, which produces MIAAIRTLARPLCLLSIPLLWACDDEINVKTSSADSVLNIDAWINNKPETQHIYLTLSQDYFDNKNLPPVASGALVTVTDNEGHVFKFAEDSTSVTGAYSWYPAKGELLGAVGRSYTLKVVYKGETFTATSVMNRVPIVDSLTLSYREGQGMLDDTYSAEFWAKDPAGKGDTYWMRGYKNGKLLNKASEITTAYDAGVSSGSGFDGVTFISPVRLGVNADDLDSDDRPVSPLANGDSIYVEIHSINLSSFNYLAEVVSQADRMGGISELFTSAPLANVSTNIVNSNKNGSAVVGYFNVAAVSGLGKKFYF; this is translated from the coding sequence ATGATAGCAGCCATCCGCACTTTGGCAAGACCACTATGCTTACTGAGTATTCCGCTTTTGTGGGCTTGTGATGATGAAATCAATGTAAAAACTTCCTCGGCCGACTCAGTACTGAATATTGATGCCTGGATCAATAACAAACCCGAAACTCAGCACATTTACCTGACGCTTTCACAGGACTATTTTGACAATAAAAACCTTCCTCCGGTAGCTTCCGGGGCTTTGGTAACGGTTACAGACAACGAGGGCCATGTATTTAAATTCGCCGAAGACAGCACCAGTGTGACAGGAGCTTACAGCTGGTATCCGGCCAAAGGGGAATTACTCGGTGCCGTAGGCAGAAGCTATACCTTAAAAGTAGTCTACAAGGGAGAAACATTTACCGCAACATCTGTGATGAACCGCGTTCCGATTGTCGACAGTCTTACTTTATCCTACCGGGAGGGACAAGGTATGTTGGACGATACTTACAGTGCAGAGTTTTGGGCAAAAGATCCGGCTGGCAAAGGAGACACCTACTGGATGAGAGGTTATAAAAACGGAAAACTGCTCAATAAAGCGAGTGAAATTACAACAGCCTATGATGCGGGGGTTTCTTCAGGCAGTGGCTTTGATGGGGTAACATTTATTTCACCAGTCAGGTTGGGGGTCAATGCAGATGACCTGGACAGCGATGACAGACCCGTTTCTCCTTTGGCAAACGGGGATTCAATCTATGTCGAGATCCATTCGATTAATCTTTCATCTTTTAATTATCTGGCTGAGGTCGTCTCACAGGCAGACCGGATGGGCGGCATATCAGAGCTTTTCACCTCTGCTCCGCTGGCCAATGTCTCAACAAACATCGTCAATTCAAATAAGAATGGGTCAGCTGTGGTCGGGTATTTCAACGTGGCTGCAGTATCGGGACTGGGAAAAAAATTTTACTTCTGA
- a CDS encoding efflux RND transporter periplasmic adaptor subunit yields the protein MKSKRIITILIIALIPIAIIIRLTVNKNKLEDAKKPVDRSNVSIKVTVDTVSLKTVDGSVTQPATLITDNVATIAAETAGKISSLSIELGSSVRKGQVIGHIDVTENQQKLQAAELSITKLTSDYERSKVLLAGSATNANAVTDAKYELDAKKLEAAQLRTQISRANIISPSSGVITDRQKIAGEYVTTGTIIATVTNVNTLKANVSVPESQVFYIKTGQKAIITSDAYPAERFTGSVNYVSPKGDDNHNYAVQLAITNTGSVQLKAGLYVHVEFTYPKAKQSFLMINKNALTEGVKNPVVFVYKNGVVEKRKLVTGSEQGDFIEVKTGLSVGELVVTNGQINLSEGSKAQIIKVK from the coding sequence ATGAAATCGAAAAGAATCATCACCATACTTATCATTGCCCTGATACCGATCGCCATCATCATCAGATTAACGGTTAATAAAAATAAGCTGGAAGATGCCAAAAAGCCAGTCGACAGAAGCAATGTATCTATTAAAGTAACCGTAGATACTGTTTCATTAAAAACGGTGGACGGCTCGGTCACACAGCCTGCAACGCTGATCACAGACAACGTTGCGACCATCGCGGCTGAAACCGCCGGCAAAATAAGCAGCCTGAGCATTGAGCTGGGCAGCTCTGTTAGAAAAGGACAGGTAATCGGGCATATTGATGTGACCGAAAACCAACAAAAACTGCAAGCGGCGGAGCTTTCCATTACCAAGCTTACCTCTGATTACGAAAGAAGTAAAGTTTTGCTTGCCGGCAGCGCCACCAATGCAAACGCTGTAACAGATGCAAAATATGAGCTGGATGCCAAGAAACTGGAAGCCGCCCAACTCCGTACACAAATCAGCAGGGCCAATATCATCAGCCCATCAAGTGGTGTGATTACCGATAGACAAAAAATTGCGGGCGAATATGTTACAACCGGTACCATAATAGCAACCGTTACCAACGTAAATACATTGAAAGCGAATGTAAGTGTTCCAGAGAGCCAGGTTTTCTACATTAAAACGGGTCAGAAAGCAATCATCACCAGTGACGCTTATCCCGCAGAACGTTTTACCGGGAGCGTAAATTACGTAAGTCCGAAAGGAGACGATAACCACAATTATGCGGTACAGCTTGCCATCACCAACACCGGTTCTGTGCAGTTAAAGGCCGGGTTATATGTCCATGTTGAATTTACATACCCGAAAGCAAAGCAATCGTTTCTGATGATTAACAAAAACGCGTTGACCGAAGGCGTTAAAAACCCGGTTGTCTTTGTCTATAAAAATGGTGTGGTTGAAAAAAGGAAACTGGTTACTGGCAGTGAACAAGGAGACTTCATCGAAGTAAAAACTGGTTTATCGGTGGGAGAATTAGTGGTCACCAACGGCCAGATCAACTTATCAGAAGGGAGCAAGGCCCAAATTATAAAAGTGAAATAA
- a CDS encoding LytR/AlgR family response regulator transcription factor — translation MKIKCLLVDDEPLAIALLKNHLEHLENFQVVASCANAIKALEVLRSTQVDLLFLDIKMPKITGLEFLRALKNPPAVIITTAYREYALDGYDLDLVDYLLKPITFERFFKAVERYLSRSTGPSAIQPVSSPQFLHIRADGRVHRLQVDQISYIESVKDYLVFHLQNQKIKAKYKISDLQSEITDNSFLRVHRSFLVNTNKIGSFTSTGIQIMGTEIPIGASYKEYVFKMLENTRLNK, via the coding sequence ATGAAAATTAAATGCCTTTTAGTTGATGATGAGCCGCTGGCCATTGCGCTACTGAAAAATCATCTGGAACACCTCGAAAACTTTCAGGTTGTGGCAAGCTGCGCGAATGCCATAAAAGCATTGGAAGTACTCCGGTCAACGCAAGTGGACCTTTTGTTTCTGGATATAAAAATGCCGAAAATTACCGGTTTAGAGTTTCTTCGGGCACTAAAAAATCCTCCTGCTGTCATTATTACAACGGCTTACCGGGAATACGCGCTGGACGGATACGATCTGGATTTGGTTGATTATCTGTTAAAACCCATCACGTTTGAAAGGTTCTTCAAAGCGGTTGAGCGTTATCTGTCACGTTCAACCGGGCCCAGTGCTATACAGCCTGTTTCCTCCCCGCAGTTTTTGCACATCCGTGCAGATGGCAGGGTTCACCGGCTACAAGTGGATCAGATCAGTTATATAGAGAGTGTAAAAGACTATCTTGTCTTTCACCTGCAAAATCAGAAGATCAAGGCGAAATACAAAATTTCAGATTTGCAGTCAGAGATTACAGACAACTCTTTTCTGCGTGTTCACCGGTCGTTTCTGGTTAATACCAATAAGATTGGCTCCTTTACATCGACAGGCATTCAAATTATGGGAACCGAAATCCCGATCGGAGCCAGTTATAAAGAATATGTATTCAAGATGCTGGAAAACACAAGGCTCAATAAATAG
- a CDS encoding TolC family protein yields MKFCLKGKCMICALTFMPLAFQAKSQNQMLSLKDCIQYTLQHHPNTAIYRYSAQSAAAKIKESKAAFLPSVSGSLGLDYNLKLQTSVIPAGSFSPTETKLQLGNKFSNTASIQADQNIFDKSASIGIKTSQVNKEVADLNLSKENENLIYNTASSYYQALTYKEKGRLLKESEKQYETMVGILKVRYEQGVVKKSEYDRGRVNYNNVQSEILANSNAYDLAINTLKNNMGLQLEAQITIADSISNADVSGLSLPKQNGLESNNLIDFQIDLKNLELKNLDVRQKQAAFLPTFSIYGKYGGNAYGTQFLQALGNWFDYSTLGLKATIPIFSGFKKKSQLAQSQFSFRSQQLTNKLNQQTYKLNVENAASEITSTYVNLRKNKENLILAKEMMDASTVEYREGTSTLSSLLDADYSYKEARTNYTTTLLDYLKAQLSYYKNTGTISRFVEELK; encoded by the coding sequence ATGAAGTTCTGTTTAAAAGGAAAATGCATGATTTGCGCATTGACCTTCATGCCGCTGGCGTTCCAGGCAAAGTCCCAGAACCAGATGTTATCCCTTAAGGACTGTATCCAGTATACTCTGCAGCATCATCCCAACACGGCAATTTACAGGTATTCCGCCCAGTCGGCCGCCGCTAAGATTAAAGAAAGTAAAGCTGCATTTCTTCCATCGGTCTCTGGCAGTTTAGGGCTGGATTACAACCTGAAACTTCAGACCAGTGTGATTCCCGCAGGCAGCTTCTCGCCAACAGAGACCAAACTGCAATTGGGAAATAAGTTTAGTAACACGGCATCTATTCAGGCAGACCAAAATATTTTTGACAAAAGTGCTTCGATCGGCATCAAAACGTCGCAGGTAAATAAAGAGGTAGCGGATCTGAATCTATCCAAAGAAAATGAAAACCTTATTTACAATACGGCTTCGTCCTATTACCAAGCGCTTACGTATAAGGAGAAGGGGCGGCTACTGAAAGAAAGCGAAAAACAATATGAAACCATGGTAGGTATACTCAAAGTTCGTTATGAACAAGGTGTAGTCAAAAAGAGTGAATATGACCGTGGCAGGGTGAATTACAACAATGTGCAATCGGAAATACTGGCCAATAGCAATGCATACGATTTGGCAATCAATACATTAAAAAATAATATGGGTCTTCAACTCGAAGCACAAATCACCATAGCTGACAGCATCAGCAATGCGGATGTGAGCGGTTTGTCTCTACCGAAACAAAATGGCCTTGAAAGTAATAATTTAATTGACTTTCAGATCGATTTGAAAAATCTTGAATTAAAAAATCTGGATGTTCGCCAGAAGCAGGCCGCATTTCTTCCCACGTTTTCTATATACGGGAAGTATGGCGGTAATGCGTACGGCACCCAATTTCTGCAGGCGCTGGGCAATTGGTTTGATTATTCAACCCTTGGCTTAAAGGCTACCATCCCGATCTTTAGCGGCTTTAAAAAGAAAAGTCAGCTGGCTCAGAGCCAATTCAGTTTCAGATCTCAGCAGCTCACCAATAAACTAAATCAGCAGACCTATAAACTGAACGTGGAAAATGCCGCCAGTGAAATTACCAGTACATATGTAAATCTTAGAAAGAACAAAGAAAATCTGATACTTGCCAAGGAGATGATGGACGCCTCAACGGTGGAATACAGGGAAGGCACCTCAACTTTGTCTTCCCTGCTGGACGCTGATTATTCTTACAAGGAAGCAAGAACCAACTATACGACCACCCTTCTTGATTATCTGAAAGCCCAGTTGAGCTACTATAAAAATACCGGAACCATCTCACGATTTGTAGAAGAACTTAAATAA
- a CDS encoding TonB-dependent receptor, whose protein sequence is MSKYFISFSPGAYCGIFLLVLAAAATATAQNKFTISGTMKDKSNGETLIGASIYVKQSPSSGAVTNAYGFYSITLPQGSYTIEYSYIGYDKIVKELVLTSNLTANIELPVSSRVLDEVKIVDESRISTSRNFEMSVNKLDIKTIQKLPALMGEVDIVKSLQFLPGVSQVGEGSSGFNVRGGSVGQNLVLLDEAPVYNSSHMLGFFSVFNPDAVKDVKLYKGAIPSEYGGRISSVLDVRLKEGNSKKTEVDGGVGFIFSRLAVQGPLVKDKSSYLIAVRRSYIDGLSTLLTSNNFGLNFYDITLKTNYTLNQKNRLYLSGFFGRDNFGLSDDAKFNWGNKSGTLRWNTVLNSKLFANVSAVFSNYNYNLGFNQDENNKYSWSSAISNYVLKPDFSYFINSNSELKFGLESSYYQFNPSKTVGTTNGETVDSSQPKKYALEMAGYVSHHLKVGSKLEVQYGVRFSYFNYLGPGTAYTYNDTIAGRKRTAVAQRQYKNGQSIASYNNPEPRLSFKYQINDQASIKASFSHTAQYVHFISNTSASNPLNIWTPSTNNIKPAVGNQYTLGYFTDLGQRAEYEFSAETFYRNTTNEIDYINGAELLNNDRLEGDLLSGNGRAYGLELYLQKKKGLITGWVSYTLSRSELKVDGINNGKWYPTRFDQTHNLKVVASYTINPKWSTTADFAFTTGTPTTYPNQRYLSQGILIPYNTTNARNDARLTPYHRLDLSLRMEGKTLNKKGLARKNHDFWFFSIYNVYGRKNAFSTYFSQSTDRVTSYQPIQTQAHRVSIIGSMVPSVSYNFKF, encoded by the coding sequence ATGAGCAAGTATTTTATTTCCTTTTCACCAGGTGCTTACTGTGGCATTTTTCTGCTTGTCCTGGCTGCCGCTGCCACCGCTACCGCGCAAAACAAATTTACAATCAGTGGAACAATGAAGGACAAAAGCAACGGAGAAACGCTTATTGGCGCTAGCATCTATGTGAAGCAGAGCCCATCATCGGGTGCTGTGACCAATGCTTATGGTTTCTATTCCATCACCCTGCCACAAGGTTCTTACACCATAGAATATTCCTACATAGGTTATGATAAAATCGTAAAAGAATTGGTTCTAACCAGTAATCTCACCGCGAACATTGAACTGCCAGTTTCATCCAGGGTGCTGGATGAAGTCAAGATTGTGGATGAAAGCCGGATTTCGACTTCCCGCAACTTTGAAATGAGCGTCAATAAACTCGATATAAAAACCATCCAAAAACTTCCGGCGCTGATGGGTGAAGTGGATATAGTAAAAAGTCTGCAATTTTTACCAGGTGTTAGCCAGGTCGGTGAAGGTTCATCAGGATTTAATGTCAGAGGTGGCAGTGTCGGCCAGAATTTGGTGCTGCTTGACGAAGCACCGGTCTACAACTCCTCACATATGCTGGGATTCTTCTCGGTATTCAATCCCGACGCGGTAAAAGATGTAAAACTCTACAAAGGAGCTATCCCTTCGGAGTATGGAGGCCGGATCAGCTCAGTTTTGGATGTCAGATTAAAAGAAGGCAATAGTAAAAAAACGGAAGTCGATGGCGGCGTAGGTTTTATTTTCAGCAGACTCGCCGTTCAGGGACCACTGGTTAAGGATAAATCGTCCTATCTGATCGCAGTACGAAGATCCTACATAGATGGCCTTTCTACCCTTTTGACCAGCAACAACTTTGGACTGAACTTCTATGATATAACGCTAAAAACCAATTACACATTAAACCAGAAGAACCGCTTGTATCTTTCCGGTTTTTTCGGCCGTGACAATTTTGGTCTTTCCGATGATGCCAAGTTCAACTGGGGCAACAAATCTGGAACACTGCGTTGGAACACGGTACTGAACAGCAAATTATTTGCCAATGTTTCGGCGGTATTCAGCAATTATAATTACAACCTTGGTTTCAATCAGGATGAGAACAATAAATACAGCTGGAGCTCCGCAATCAGCAATTATGTATTAAAACCTGATTTCAGCTATTTCATCAATAGCAATTCAGAATTAAAATTCGGACTCGAGAGTTCTTACTATCAGTTCAACCCATCCAAAACGGTAGGAACAACCAATGGAGAAACTGTCGATAGCAGCCAGCCAAAAAAATATGCACTGGAAATGGCCGGTTATGTCAGTCACCATTTAAAAGTGGGCTCAAAGCTGGAAGTGCAATATGGGGTTCGCTTTTCTTATTTTAACTATCTGGGACCAGGAACCGCCTATACCTACAACGACACCATCGCTGGCAGAAAGCGGACCGCTGTTGCCCAGCGCCAATACAAAAACGGGCAGTCCATCGCATCTTACAATAATCCGGAGCCTAGATTGTCTTTCAAATATCAGATCAATGACCAGGCATCGATCAAAGCAAGTTTCAGCCACACGGCACAGTACGTGCATTTTATTTCCAATACCAGCGCCTCTAATCCGCTAAATATCTGGACGCCAAGTACCAATAACATTAAACCGGCAGTGGGCAATCAGTACACGCTGGGCTATTTCACTGATCTTGGGCAGCGTGCTGAATATGAGTTTTCTGCTGAAACTTTTTACCGCAATACTACCAACGAGATTGATTACATCAATGGCGCCGAACTGCTCAATAATGACCGTCTGGAGGGCGATTTGCTGAGTGGCAACGGAAGGGCCTATGGACTGGAACTTTATCTTCAAAAGAAAAAAGGGCTCATTACTGGATGGGTCAGCTACACACTAAGCCGCTCGGAATTAAAAGTAGATGGGATCAACAATGGGAAATGGTACCCTACCCGTTTTGACCAAACCCATAATTTAAAAGTTGTAGCCTCCTATACGATTAATCCGAAATGGTCCACGACAGCAGATTTTGCCTTTACAACAGGCACGCCTACCACTTACCCCAACCAGCGGTATCTTTCGCAGGGTATCCTCATACCCTACAACACAACTAATGCACGCAATGACGCCCGCCTGACGCCCTACCATCGCCTTGACCTATCGCTGAGAATGGAAGGCAAAACACTTAACAAAAAAGGTTTGGCAAGAAAAAACCATGACTTCTGGTTTTTTTCGATTTATAACGTGTACGGCCGTAAAAATGCCTTTTCCACTTATTTCTCCCAATCGACCGACCGTGTAACTTCCTATCAGCCCATACAAACGCAGGCGCACCGGGTGTCGATCATTGGATCCATGGTGCCATCGGTCTCTTATAATTTTAAATTCTAA